The Chitinophagales bacterium genome contains a region encoding:
- a CDS encoding AraC family transcriptional regulator, which translates to MKASFEDIKVKKGMQSVIAFRFTIAGFPFRWHYHPEYEVTLIESGHGKRLVGDSLKNFESGDLVLLGPGLPHTWESVPMNQKKKSTATVVQFADELMKPFMELSEFRGIKKLLTDSKRGLHFKKDTTEAILELKSLTAANGPQRIIRLLHLLSLLSGLRSQPLSSGYFISVKGAENESRINQVCQYVNRNFAKKISLKDAAKLIHLSSSAFCKFFKRTTGKTYSDYVNEIRIAQACTLLTETDRTVATIAGLCGFESITYFNRVFRRKKAFTPAAFRKRIE; encoded by the coding sequence ATGAAAGCCAGTTTTGAGGATATCAAGGTAAAAAAAGGGATGCAGTCCGTTATTGCCTTCCGCTTCACGATCGCGGGATTTCCATTCAGATGGCACTATCATCCCGAGTATGAGGTCACGCTGATTGAAAGCGGCCACGGTAAGCGATTGGTGGGCGACAGCCTGAAAAATTTTGAATCCGGTGATTTGGTTTTGCTGGGACCTGGATTGCCGCACACCTGGGAAAGTGTTCCAATGAATCAAAAGAAGAAAAGTACCGCAACAGTGGTTCAGTTTGCTGATGAACTGATGAAACCATTCATGGAGTTATCAGAATTTAGAGGTATAAAAAAATTATTAACGGATAGCAAGAGAGGATTGCATTTTAAAAAGGATACAACTGAAGCTATACTCGAACTCAAATCACTCACAGCAGCTAACGGTCCGCAGCGGATAATTCGTTTGTTGCATTTGCTCAGTTTACTCTCAGGTCTCAGATCGCAGCCTCTTTCTTCCGGCTATTTCATTTCTGTTAAAGGAGCTGAAAATGAAAGCCGCATCAACCAGGTTTGCCAATATGTGAACCGGAACTTCGCAAAAAAAATTTCATTAAAAGATGCTGCGAAACTTATCCATCTTTCATCCAGCGCGTTCTGCAAATTTTTCAAACGGACAACCGGAAAGACTTATTCTGACTATGTGAATGAGATCAGAATTGCGCAGGCTTGTACTTTGCTGACGGAAACCGATCGCACGGTCGCCACAATTGCAGGGTTATGCGGTTTCGAAAGCATTACTTACTTCAACCGCGTTTTCAGGAGAAAAAAAGCGTTCACTCCTGCAGCATTCAGAAAAAGGATTGAATGA
- a CDS encoding phytanoyl-CoA dioxygenase family protein: MNNITPALSLKWNKPYSISNEQINFFKKNGFIKLKNVFTPEELHYMDAVITQQVDRLNTERKSLQERDTYGKAFLQIMNIWTQSDTVKEIVFSKRIAKIAANLMEVAGTRLYHDQALFKEPGGGHTPWHADQFYWPLETDRTITAWIPLQETPLEMGPLEFAAQSYKLIAGRELMISDESQEKLDGNLKINNFPHIIEPFEAGEVSFHSGWLFHRAGANKSGQMRKVMTMIYMDQEMKLKKPENENQVNDWHRWCPGAEVGKVINTQLNPVLYSRNED; this comes from the coding sequence ATGAACAACATCACACCTGCACTCTCACTAAAATGGAATAAACCATATTCCATTAGCAATGAGCAAATCAACTTTTTTAAAAAGAATGGATTCATTAAACTCAAAAATGTATTTACGCCTGAAGAGCTTCATTATATGGATGCGGTCATCACTCAGCAGGTTGACCGTTTGAATACAGAACGAAAATCTTTACAGGAGCGCGACACTTATGGTAAAGCATTCCTGCAGATTATGAATATCTGGACACAGTCTGATACCGTAAAGGAAATTGTTTTCAGCAAACGGATAGCAAAGATTGCGGCGAATCTGATGGAAGTTGCCGGCACGCGCCTCTACCACGATCAGGCCTTGTTTAAGGAGCCGGGCGGAGGCCACACGCCCTGGCATGCTGATCAGTTCTACTGGCCACTGGAAACCGACAGAACCATCACTGCCTGGATTCCACTGCAGGAAACACCGCTGGAAATGGGACCACTTGAATTTGCGGCACAAAGCTATAAACTCATTGCTGGGCGTGAACTGATGATCAGCGATGAAAGTCAGGAAAAGTTAGATGGTAACCTGAAAATAAACAACTTCCCGCACATCATCGAGCCATTTGAAGCAGGTGAAGTAAGCTTTCATTCCGGATGGCTATTTCATCGTGCAGGCGCAAATAAAAGTGGTCAGATGCGCAAGGTGATGACCATGATTTATATGGATCAGGAAATGAAACTGAAAAAGCCTGAAAATGAAAATCAGGTCAACGACTGGCATCGATGGTGCCCCGGAGCTGAAGTTGGTAAAGTGATCAACACACAGTTAAACCCTGTTCTTTATTCCCGCAATGAAGATTAA
- a CDS encoding glycoside hydrolase family 127 protein, with the protein MNHTLLQLFVYTIAIFLLSFKPCSAQSMTSDPFKKIKPVPEQFQQLPLNAVRPTGWLLMQLRENLNGFTGYLDELAPDLLVKDDIYGTDRLTKHVESKDVGAVAEGGDWQVQFLWWNSETQSNWWDGYIRTAVLLNDSAALDKAQKYIDRILSTQDADGYLGIYDKELRYHFDNENGELWSKATLLRGLLGWYEYTNDPEILKAIQRAIDNVIANYPVNQSHPFYSVNPNAGGLTHGLAFTDVLEKLYQHTVNPQYLDYCLFLYKDFSQQNLNEDAQYKKLIDGALPLQGHGVHTYEHLRSVAAAYYASGNDDLKFAMNEFLKKIAACITPSGAPVGDEYIAGRKADPLNTGYEYCSLHELLQAYTSLLAKTGEASYGDKTEQLFFNAAQGARYPDGNSICYLKTDNCYYLTGGMNGDTTNKKQTRYRYSPVHKEAAVCCVPNAGRIGPAYIQSMWMRNADELVATLLGPCEVTASVKGQQVLIQEITNYPFDNGITFRIKTKQPIYFTLKIRKPVWASKFACPVKHQLKDDYIVIRKEWNDGDTFTIHFDSSVITETASNGEYFFRYGALVLAHPITAAERITKRFPVGGFTEFTCTPDQLTIYQYIENSTVRPAASGDLRSELTFRTTLFNPATGLEEELDLKPMSKTTLRQVTYKRKE; encoded by the coding sequence ATGAACCATACATTATTACAATTATTTGTGTACACGATTGCAATTTTTCTGTTATCGTTCAAACCATGCTCTGCACAGTCTATGACGAGCGATCCGTTTAAAAAAATAAAGCCTGTTCCCGAACAGTTTCAGCAATTGCCACTCAATGCAGTCAGGCCAACAGGCTGGCTGCTGATGCAGTTACGGGAAAACCTTAATGGCTTCACCGGCTATCTGGATGAGTTAGCTCCCGATCTGTTAGTAAAAGATGATATCTACGGAACAGACCGCTTAACGAAGCATGTGGAAAGTAAAGATGTGGGAGCTGTTGCAGAGGGTGGCGACTGGCAGGTGCAGTTTCTGTGGTGGAACAGTGAAACACAGAGTAACTGGTGGGATGGTTATATCAGGACAGCTGTGTTATTGAATGATTCCGCAGCGCTTGATAAGGCCCAAAAATATATTGATAGAATTTTAAGTACGCAGGATGCAGATGGATATCTTGGAATCTACGATAAGGAATTGCGTTACCATTTCGACAATGAAAATGGAGAGCTGTGGTCGAAAGCTACGTTGCTGAGAGGGCTGCTCGGATGGTATGAATACACTAATGACCCGGAAATATTGAAAGCCATACAACGTGCAATTGACAATGTGATCGCCAATTATCCGGTTAATCAATCTCATCCTTTTTACTCCGTGAATCCAAATGCAGGCGGGCTTACCCATGGCCTTGCTTTTACTGATGTGCTTGAAAAATTATATCAGCATACAGTCAATCCGCAATATCTGGACTACTGTCTTTTCCTGTATAAGGATTTTTCTCAACAAAATTTAAATGAAGATGCGCAGTATAAAAAGCTTATCGACGGTGCGCTTCCGCTGCAGGGGCACGGAGTGCATACCTATGAACACCTGCGCTCAGTTGCAGCAGCATATTATGCGTCCGGAAATGACGATTTGAAATTTGCCATGAATGAATTTCTCAAAAAAATTGCTGCCTGTATCACCCCATCAGGCGCACCTGTCGGCGATGAATATATTGCCGGCAGAAAGGCAGATCCGCTCAATACCGGTTATGAGTATTGTTCTTTGCATGAGTTGCTGCAGGCCTATACCAGCCTGTTGGCTAAAACTGGTGAAGCATCTTATGGCGATAAAACAGAACAGCTGTTTTTTAATGCGGCTCAGGGGGCAAGATATCCTGACGGGAATTCCATTTGTTATCTGAAGACGGACAATTGCTATTATCTGACCGGTGGCATGAATGGTGATACAACCAACAAAAAGCAAACGAGATACCGTTACTCACCGGTGCACAAAGAGGCAGCGGTTTGCTGTGTACCGAATGCAGGCAGGATCGGACCGGCTTACATTCAAAGTATGTGGATGAGAAATGCAGATGAACTGGTTGCAACTTTGCTTGGCCCTTGTGAAGTGACGGCGAGTGTGAAGGGTCAGCAGGTGCTGATCCAGGAAATCACCAACTATCCTTTCGACAACGGCATCACATTTAGAATCAAAACAAAACAACCTATATACTTCACACTAAAAATCAGAAAACCTGTATGGGCATCGAAATTTGCCTGCCCGGTAAAACATCAATTGAAGGATGATTACATCGTAATCAGGAAAGAATGGAATGACGGAGATACCTTCACCATTCATTTTGATTCATCTGTTATTACCGAAACAGCATCCAACGGTGAGTACTTCTTCAGGTATGGTGCACTTGTGCTTGCGCATCCAATTACGGCTGCAGAAAGGATAACGAAACGATTTCCGGTTGGCGGGTTTACTGAATTTACCTGCACGCCGGATCAGCTTACTATTTATCAATATATAGAAAACAGCACTGTCCGGCCGGCTGCATCAGGTGACCTTCGCAGCGAGTTGACATTCCGGACTACGCTGTTCAATCCGGCAACCGGTTTGGAAGAAGAACTGGATTTGAAACCCATGTCGAAAACCACTTTAAGGCAGGTGACTTACAAGAGGAAAGAATAG
- a CDS encoding GH92 family glycosyl hydrolase: MIRHIIFLYAALILTGCEEESQLAKTDYTQYVNTFIGTDGTGHTFPGACMPFGMVQPGPDNADRGWEYASGYQYRDTVILGFSQTRANGTGINEFGDVLLQPVTDNRIEGFGQIKLKTSESASPGYYTVTLQNKVRVELTATERVAFHQYSYPGHQAKLLVDLQHGLRFLTDSLVLESNVQIENDTTIYGYCHTRNWVERKYFFVIRFSQPFYAALQLERKPQENAPRYVLSFNLKDMMLKAKIALSTVSVSGAENNLQRELPGWDFMRTVSNAKNSWNKYLSMIDIEGDKRQKEIFYTCLYRLFIQPANIADADGRYRGADDSIRTAEHGEYYSMLSLWDTYRAANPLYTILVPEKVSGLVNTMIAHSKAAGFLPIWTAWGQDNYCMIGNHAIPVIADAYLKGIPGFDAEDALREMIKSTTVNHINSNWSLLDKYGYYPFDSLDNEAVSRTLEHGVDDYCIALMADKMGKQNIGQQYYKRSMLYKNLYDSTTQQMRGKDSKGYWRTPFNPLIATSPLSNPGDYTEANAWQYFWTPAQYDIAGMIQLLGGKKKFTAQLDSFFSIQTPHPNKYLGQEAMIGQYAHGNEPSHHIAYLYAYAEKPERGRQIITQICNQFYGNTPDGMIGNDDCGQMSAWYIFSTLGFYPVNPASGEYVFGMPQVKKAVIYLSNGKSLTIENEMQDSHQVTACFDGQPVSNPFIEHATISKGGVLVFK, from the coding sequence ATGATACGTCACATTATTTTCCTGTACGCTGCTCTTATATTAACAGGTTGTGAAGAAGAATCACAGCTTGCAAAAACGGACTACACGCAGTATGTAAACACATTCATTGGCACAGATGGCACCGGCCATACATTTCCCGGAGCCTGTATGCCCTTTGGAATGGTACAGCCAGGACCTGACAATGCCGACAGGGGTTGGGAATATGCCAGCGGATATCAGTACAGAGACACTGTCATCCTTGGCTTTTCACAAACAAGAGCCAATGGCACAGGCATCAATGAATTTGGTGATGTACTGCTGCAGCCTGTTACGGATAATAGAATAGAAGGGTTTGGTCAAATAAAACTGAAAACATCTGAAAGCGCTTCACCCGGATACTACACAGTTACCTTGCAAAATAAAGTGAGAGTTGAATTGACTGCTACGGAAAGGGTCGCATTCCATCAGTATAGCTATCCTGGTCATCAGGCAAAGTTATTGGTTGATCTGCAACATGGCCTGCGGTTTCTGACAGATTCATTAGTGTTGGAAAGCAATGTGCAGATCGAGAATGACACCACAATTTACGGTTACTGTCATACCAGGAATTGGGTAGAGCGTAAATACTTTTTTGTGATCCGCTTCAGTCAACCCTTCTATGCTGCCCTGCAACTGGAAAGGAAGCCACAGGAAAATGCACCACGTTATGTTTTGAGTTTTAATTTGAAGGATATGATGCTGAAAGCAAAAATTGCTTTATCAACAGTGAGTGTGAGCGGAGCTGAAAATAATCTGCAAAGAGAATTGCCCGGCTGGGATTTCATGAGAACAGTTTCCAATGCAAAAAACAGCTGGAATAAATATTTGAGCATGATAGATATTGAAGGAGATAAGCGACAAAAGGAGATTTTCTACACTTGCCTGTATCGTTTATTCATTCAACCCGCAAACATTGCTGATGCAGATGGCCGTTACAGAGGTGCCGATGATTCGATTCGTACTGCTGAGCACGGTGAATACTATTCAATGCTTTCATTGTGGGATACTTACCGTGCTGCCAATCCATTGTACACCATCCTTGTTCCTGAAAAAGTGTCCGGCCTGGTGAATACCATGATAGCGCATAGTAAGGCAGCGGGCTTCCTTCCCATCTGGACAGCATGGGGACAGGATAATTATTGTATGATTGGTAATCATGCCATTCCGGTGATCGCAGATGCATACCTGAAAGGAATTCCTGGTTTTGATGCAGAGGATGCGCTCAGGGAAATGATAAAATCAACAACAGTAAACCATATTAACAGCAACTGGAGCTTACTCGACAAGTATGGCTATTATCCCTTCGACAGCTTAGACAATGAAGCTGTATCACGTACACTTGAGCACGGTGTAGATGATTATTGCATCGCACTTATGGCCGACAAGATGGGTAAGCAAAACATTGGACAGCAGTATTACAAACGTTCAATGCTGTATAAAAATCTTTATGACAGTACTACACAACAAATGCGGGGAAAAGACAGCAAAGGATATTGGCGCACTCCTTTTAATCCGTTAATAGCCACTTCTCCCCTGAGTAATCCCGGCGACTATACAGAAGCCAATGCATGGCAATATTTCTGGACACCGGCACAATATGATATAGCCGGTATGATTCAATTGCTGGGCGGCAAGAAAAAATTCACTGCGCAACTCGACAGTTTCTTCAGTATTCAAACTCCACATCCCAATAAATATTTAGGGCAGGAAGCCATGATTGGCCAATACGCTCATGGCAACGAGCCCAGTCATCACATTGCCTACCTCTACGCTTATGCTGAGAAGCCGGAAAGAGGAAGACAGATTATTACGCAAATCTGCAATCAGTTTTATGGTAATACGCCGGATGGAATGATTGGTAACGATGACTGCGGACAAATGAGTGCCTGGTATATTTTTTCAACACTTGGCTTTTATCCGGTAAATCCTGCAAGCGGCGAGTATGTGTTTGGAATGCCTCAGGTAAAGAAGGCAGTCATTTATCTCAGCAACGGCAAATCTTTAACCATTGAAAATGAAATGCAGGATTCACACCAGGTCACTGCCTGTTTTGATGGCCAACCGGTTTCCAATCCATTCATTGAACATGCAACAATCAGCAAAGGCGGTGTTTTGGTATTTAAATAA
- a CDS encoding TIR domain-containing protein, protein MRFFLSYRRDDSLHESHALEKALLRLSTAEYPIEVFIDTEKIKVGQDFEKKMIKELENSDVVLAIIGHNWLNATTGNEGRARKIDRADDPVRMELEKALEKKIPLVVVLLDKAQKPHKMDLPSSLVSLVNAEQFKLDTDFDAFKNGVHGLTKYLQKFPSRRPNESLQKAQLCFFNKAPGFLQSESNINVLVNGKKIGEILVNKLTYKFSLEQGKYEVQLRRGLIYSSNKLMLNLLPGSTATISYVWNSFGGIEIMLSGQS, encoded by the coding sequence ATGCGTTTCTTTCTCAGTTACCGCCGGGATGACAGTTTGCATGAATCACATGCATTGGAAAAAGCATTGTTACGTTTAAGCACAGCAGAGTATCCGATTGAGGTATTCATAGACACGGAAAAGATCAAGGTTGGCCAGGACTTTGAAAAAAAGATGATAAAAGAACTGGAGAATTCAGATGTTGTACTAGCCATCATCGGACACAATTGGTTAAATGCCACGACCGGCAATGAAGGCAGAGCCCGTAAGATTGACAGGGCGGATGATCCTGTACGGATGGAACTGGAAAAAGCCCTCGAAAAGAAAATACCATTGGTGGTTGTCTTGCTCGACAAAGCCCAAAAACCACACAAAATGGATTTGCCTTCGAGCCTTGTCAGCCTGGTAAATGCAGAGCAATTCAAGTTAGACACAGATTTTGATGCATTTAAAAATGGCGTTCATGGCTTAACCAAATATCTTCAAAAATTCCCCAGCCGGCGCCCCAATGAGTCATTGCAAAAAGCACAACTATGTTTTTTTAACAAGGCTCCGGGTTTCCTCCAGAGTGAAAGCAACATAAACGTATTAGTCAATGGTAAAAAAATTGGTGAAATACTCGTTAACAAACTGACTTATAAATTTTCTCTCGAACAGGGAAAATATGAAGTCCAGCTTCGGCGGGGCCTGATCTATAGTTCCAATAAACTAATGCTAAATCTTCTTCCAGGCAGCACGGCAACCATTTCTTATGTATGGAATTCATTTGGCGGAATAGAAATCATGCTCAGCGGGCAATCATAA
- a CDS encoding toll/interleukin-1 receptor domain-containing protein, with amino-acid sequence MRLYISYHPDDKGFVGRLRLYIQEHLPALEVKQSNPQTTAATIDSIIRDMDVVLVVIGKNWLRTVKQSATILNAPGDYVNRELTAALKNTHIRIAPLLIDEARMPGKQDIPPSLTAFATIHAATIRNTSFEKDVMQVVEMLRSPGDESAWLPSVEYGTIQIRTKKGGFISHYLETEYPPAIILIDNETVGTLQLINKTFEHKVIPGEHIVAIKPGNKVGKQCECRIKVRSQQVSVLYADRNAHWGTLSLRSEN; translated from the coding sequence ATGCGTCTATATATAAGCTATCATCCGGATGACAAAGGTTTTGTAGGAAGACTCCGTCTGTATATACAGGAGCATTTACCAGCATTAGAAGTTAAACAAAGTAACCCACAGACAACTGCTGCAACCATTGATTCAATAATCAGAGATATGGATGTGGTGTTGGTGGTGATAGGAAAAAACTGGCTACGCACGGTCAAACAATCCGCTACGATACTAAATGCGCCGGGCGACTATGTAAACCGGGAATTGACTGCTGCGCTGAAAAACACTCACATCCGTATTGCCCCACTGCTGATTGATGAAGCAAGAATGCCCGGGAAGCAGGATATCCCGCCTTCATTAACTGCCTTTGCAACCATACATGCCGCCACCATCAGGAATACTTCTTTTGAGAAAGATGTAATGCAGGTTGTTGAAATGCTTAGGTCTCCCGGAGACGAGAGTGCATGGCTCCCATCTGTTGAATATGGCACTATTCAGATTCGCACCAAAAAAGGGGGGTTCATCAGCCACTACCTCGAAACAGAATATCCTCCTGCCATTATTTTGATTGATAATGAAACAGTGGGAACCTTGCAGTTGATAAACAAAACATTTGAACACAAGGTTATTCCCGGAGAACATATTGTTGCAATCAAACCGGGCAATAAAGTTGGCAAACAATGCGAATGCCGAATAAAAGTCAGATCTCAACAGGTGTCTGTTTTATATGCAGATCGAAATGCGCATTGGGGTACGCTTTCACTAAGGTCAGAGAACTAA
- a CDS encoding DUF4397 domain-containing protein — MKRKSIFLSALLLVTSVNLFATARLQVIHNAADLAAATVDVWLDNTLLLNDFNFRTASPFIDAPSGVAFKVSIQPANSTDTVNALFTKNFTLTAGKTYVVIANGIVSPSGYSPATPFDLYAYDMGKESAALSTNTEVMVFHGATDAPVVDVKEVGVGAGTIIDDLAYGDFTDYLALPTADYSLQVRDAHGITTVAQYDAPLATLGLNGAAAVALASGFLNPAVNSNGPAFGIYVALPSGGSLVALPAAAISTARVQVIHNASDAAAATVDVWLNDTKLIDNFIFRTATPFIDAPAGESFTIAIKDQNSTNADNPIASFNYTLEGGSTYLLVANGIVSATGYNPAPAFNLDVFAAGRERATEAVNTDVLVYHGSTDAPVVDIVETGAGAGTIVNDIAYKQFAGYLELPTADYKLDVRDETGTTTVASYEVPLAALSLQDEALTVLASGFLNPASNSNGPAFGLYVALAAGGELLALPLATGIEEVASTLSAVSMFPNPARDAVNLQFDLDLPGEVRLEVFNVLGSRMLTQNLGMKSSGTHSTTLNVNQLPEGLYISKIVAGTDEQVSKLIVSR, encoded by the coding sequence ATGAAACGAAAATCCATCTTCTTATCCGCCTTGTTGCTTGTTACAAGTGTCAACCTTTTTGCAACAGCGCGTTTACAGGTAATTCACAATGCAGCAGATCTTGCAGCCGCAACAGTTGACGTTTGGCTCGATAACACCCTGCTCCTGAACGATTTTAATTTCCGGACGGCTTCACCCTTTATTGATGCGCCATCAGGCGTCGCTTTTAAAGTGAGTATTCAGCCTGCAAACAGCACGGATACGGTGAATGCCTTATTCACTAAAAATTTTACACTCACCGCCGGAAAAACCTATGTGGTGATCGCCAATGGCATCGTAAGCCCATCGGGTTATTCACCTGCCACACCTTTTGATCTATATGCTTATGATATGGGTAAGGAATCTGCGGCGCTGTCTACCAACACCGAAGTCATGGTATTTCACGGAGCAACCGATGCACCGGTAGTGGATGTGAAAGAAGTAGGCGTTGGTGCAGGTACCATCATTGATGACCTGGCATACGGCGATTTTACAGACTACCTGGCTTTGCCTACCGCTGATTATTCCCTGCAGGTGCGTGATGCACATGGCATTACAACCGTAGCGCAATATGATGCACCACTGGCTACCTTAGGTCTGAATGGTGCGGCAGCTGTTGCACTGGCTTCAGGATTTTTGAATCCTGCGGTAAACAGCAATGGCCCCGCTTTTGGTATTTATGTGGCGCTGCCGTCAGGTGGAAGCTTAGTGGCCCTTCCTGCAGCCGCAATTTCCACCGCCCGTGTGCAGGTAATTCACAATGCTTCCGATGCTGCTGCAGCTACGGTGGATGTATGGCTGAATGATACCAAACTGATAGACAATTTTATATTCAGGACAGCCACTCCTTTTATTGATGCTCCTGCCGGTGAAAGCTTCACCATTGCGATCAAGGATCAGAACAGCACCAATGCCGACAACCCGATTGCTTCCTTTAACTACACCCTGGAAGGTGGCTCCACCTACCTGCTGGTGGCAAACGGTATTGTAAGTGCTACGGGCTACAATCCTGCACCTGCTTTTAACCTGGATGTATTTGCAGCCGGCCGTGAACGCGCTACCGAAGCTGTGAACACCGATGTTTTGGTATACCATGGCTCAACCGATGCTCCTGTGGTTGACATCGTGGAAACTGGTGCAGGTGCGGGCACGATTGTTAATGATATTGCCTATAAACAGTTTGCCGGATACCTCGAACTGCCAACAGCAGATTATAAACTTGACGTGCGTGATGAAACAGGTACCACTACTGTAGCATCATATGAGGTACCGCTGGCTGCTCTTTCCTTACAGGATGAGGCACTCACCGTGCTGGCTTCAGGATTTCTGAATCCGGCCAGTAACAGTAATGGCCCTGCATTTGGTTTGTATGTGGCATTGGCAGCCGGTGGTGAATTGCTTGCGCTTCCCTTAGCTACCGGAATTGAGGAAGTTGCATCCACCCTTTCAGCAGTAAGCATGTTTCCTAATCCTGCCCGTGATGCAGTTAATCTGCAATTCGACCTTGACTTGCCGGGTGAGGTGCGGTTGGAAGTGTTCAATGTACTGGGTTCAAGGATGCTGACGCAAAATTTAGGAATGAAATCGTCGGGAACCCATAGCACTACACTGAATGTAAATCAACTTCCGGAAGGACTTTACATCAGCAAGATTGTTGCCGGTACTGACGAGCAGGTTTCGAAACTGATCGTAAGCCGATAA
- a CDS encoding CPBP family intramembrane metalloprotease has protein sequence MQDAPDKSIRAILTFLLITFSLSAAFYLLIIHTGKIGSGFGLYVTGLMWCPGLSALITSRILNRKISLLGWQWGNTRLQVWSYLVPFLYALIAYSVIWAVGWGGFYNHDYVKAVTDNFGFGTLPTAVTIAFFFILGALYGLPSSCATALGEEIGWRGFLVPELYKKLGYTKTAIVAAIIWALWHYPILLFADYNSGTSACYALSCFTAMVIGLSFIFTWFRLRSGSLWTGVLLHGSHNLFIQMIFTPLTADTGNTKYYVDEFGAVLPVVCLLFAVYFWTKRHQLSPPQQAIDTETQ, from the coding sequence ATGCAAGATGCACCTGATAAAAGCATAAGAGCAATCCTCACATTCCTGCTGATCACTTTTTCATTGAGTGCCGCTTTCTATCTGCTCATAATTCATACGGGAAAAATCGGCAGTGGGTTTGGACTTTATGTTACCGGCCTGATGTGGTGTCCCGGACTCTCTGCGCTGATTACATCAAGGATACTGAACAGGAAAATATCATTGTTGGGATGGCAATGGGGCAACACCCGTTTGCAGGTTTGGAGTTATCTTGTTCCTTTCCTGTATGCACTCATTGCCTATTCAGTAATCTGGGCAGTTGGATGGGGCGGCTTTTACAACCATGACTATGTTAAAGCAGTTACTGACAATTTCGGTTTCGGAACTTTACCAACCGCAGTTACGATTGCTTTCTTTTTTATCCTCGGTGCGCTCTATGGACTTCCCAGCAGTTGCGCCACCGCTTTAGGTGAAGAAATAGGTTGGCGCGGTTTCCTGGTACCGGAGTTGTACAAAAAACTGGGCTATACTAAAACAGCAATCGTAGCAGCAATCATCTGGGCGCTTTGGCATTATCCCATTTTACTTTTTGCAGATTACAACAGCGGCACGTCTGCCTGTTATGCACTGAGTTGTTTCACCGCGATGGTGATTGGACTCAGTTTCATTTTTACATGGTTTCGCCTGCGGTCAGGGAGTCTTTGGACAGGAGTATTGCTTCACGGCAGTCATAACCTGTTTATTCAAATGATATTTACACCACTTACCGCTGATACCGGCAACACAAAATATTACGTCGATGAGTTTGGCGCAGTGCTGCCAGTCGTTTGCCTCCTTTTTGCTGTTTATTTCTGGACGAAACGCCATCAACTCTCACCACCTCAACAGGCCATTGATACTGAAACACAATAA